The following coding sequences are from one Streptomyces angustmyceticus window:
- a CDS encoding LysE family translocator, with translation MVAAPGPSFMVLVNETLRFGRGAGLVTILGSSTGLLMWAVTSALGLAALTQTSPLVFTTFKLVGAAYLCYLAVMTVRNRRKFGHQPEQVPEEYGGADLWRSYRSGLVTSAANPKMATVYLALIPQFLPAGGGSPADVVTLTAVQIMISAGWYAVVVTLVGLARRLLAMPVMRVGLAWVSGAVLLLLGLRTAVMTGPMA, from the coding sequence ATGGTGGCCGCTCCGGGGCCGTCATTCATGGTGTTGGTGAACGAGACGCTCCGGTTTGGACGCGGGGCCGGGCTGGTGACCATTCTCGGCAGCAGTACCGGGCTGCTCATGTGGGCGGTGACCTCCGCCCTCGGGCTGGCCGCACTGACGCAGACCTCTCCGCTGGTGTTCACCACATTCAAGCTGGTCGGCGCCGCCTACCTCTGCTATCTCGCGGTGATGACGGTGCGCAACCGGCGGAAGTTCGGTCACCAGCCGGAACAGGTGCCCGAGGAGTACGGCGGCGCCGACCTGTGGCGGTCCTACCGTTCAGGGCTGGTCACCAGCGCGGCCAACCCCAAGATGGCCACCGTCTACCTGGCACTGATCCCGCAGTTCCTGCCGGCCGGCGGCGGTTCGCCCGCCGACGTGGTCACCCTGACCGCCGTCCAGATCATGATCAGCGCCGGCTGGTACGCCGTGGTGGTCACTCTGGTCGGCCTGGCGCGGCGGCTGCTGGCCATGCCGGTGATGCGGGTGGGACTGGCCTGGGTGAGCGGAGCGGTTCTGCTTCTGCTCGGACTGCGCACCGCGGTGATGACGGGGCCCATGGCCTGA
- a CDS encoding AMP-binding protein: MVAQQTLSDGSGPGQVKPGSYRRRLPQTLPLTLDGMFTSVAHRFPMARAVQEGQHHLSYGEAEARAGQLASALVRGGVQLGDPVIVHCGDHRQAVVGQLAVLKAGGVCVPVPAVSRGARLDRIVEVSGARVVLCSALTRPAWSYRCMSWVLDDPATWSRIAAQRPDPALPRSGHTEAAYLLVSDADRQGVGGYLTDHRAWQLALTARIRRAGSAHDGVIVHHPPVRAATLPAMWWAFACGGTLHVPSPDGGFACSPAPKRHAAAVFGPDEYARLLQSLAADFRPASPRLTVLIGGPCPRTVIDRHAEVLPRAPLWVEFAAADGTMPWTVQKFSPGRPRPEHPGASRPVPGVHVQVVAPDGSPVPTGQTGEVRATGPALPYGSIRSADGACLAEDTAPVLASGRLGRWRRDGTLELRGPAPVPAPAAGPRNP, from the coding sequence GTGGTCGCTCAGCAGACACTGTCCGACGGCAGCGGGCCCGGACAGGTGAAGCCGGGGTCGTACCGGCGGCGGTTGCCGCAGACCCTGCCGCTCACCCTTGACGGCATGTTCACCAGCGTGGCCCACAGGTTCCCGATGGCCAGAGCCGTCCAGGAAGGGCAGCACCACCTCTCCTACGGTGAAGCCGAAGCCCGCGCCGGGCAGTTGGCGTCGGCTCTGGTGCGCGGTGGGGTGCAGTTGGGCGACCCGGTGATCGTGCACTGCGGTGACCACCGGCAGGCGGTCGTGGGCCAGCTCGCGGTGCTGAAGGCCGGAGGGGTGTGCGTCCCCGTCCCCGCGGTGTCGCGCGGTGCGCGGCTCGACCGGATCGTCGAGGTCAGCGGGGCGCGGGTGGTGTTGTGCAGCGCCCTGACCCGCCCGGCCTGGAGCTATCGCTGTATGTCCTGGGTGCTGGACGACCCGGCCACCTGGAGCAGGATCGCCGCCCAGCGGCCGGACCCCGCGCTGCCGCGCTCCGGACATACGGAGGCCGCCTACCTGCTGGTCTCCGACGCGGACCGCCAGGGGGTCGGCGGCTATCTGACCGACCACCGCGCCTGGCAACTGGCGCTGACCGCCAGGATCCGGCGGGCCGGCAGTGCGCACGACGGGGTGATCGTGCACCATCCTCCCGTCCGCGCGGCGACACTGCCCGCCATGTGGTGGGCGTTCGCGTGCGGGGGCACGCTCCACGTGCCGTCCCCCGACGGGGGTTTCGCCTGCTCGCCGGCTCCGAAGCGCCATGCCGCCGCGGTCTTCGGCCCGGACGAGTACGCGCGGCTCCTGCAGTCCCTCGCCGCGGACTTCCGCCCGGCGTCCCCGCGGCTGACCGTGCTGATCGGCGGCCCCTGTCCGCGTACGGTGATCGACCGCCACGCCGAGGTGCTGCCCCGGGCGCCGCTGTGGGTGGAGTTCGCCGCCGCGGACGGCACCATGCCCTGGACGGTCCAGAAGTTCAGCCCCGGCAGGCCCCGGCCGGAGCATCCCGGGGCGAGCCGTCCGGTGCCCGGCGTCCATGTGCAGGTGGTGGCCCCCGACGGGAGCCCCGTACCGACCGGACAGACCGGTGAAGTCCGCGCCACGGGACCGGCCTTGCCCTACGGCAGCATTCGCAGCGCCGACGGGGCCTGCCTGGCCGAGGACACCGCCCCGGTGCTGGCCTCGGGCCGGCTCGGACGCTGGAGACGCGACGGCACGCTGGAATTGCGCGGTCCGGCCCCGGTGCCGGCGCCCGCCGCGGGGCCGCGGAACCCGTAG
- a CDS encoding acyl carrier protein, with protein sequence MTGPIAQRNSRKSEELQGREIALTSPVKVDTRVCEIIAAALGPSAPAEIKLDDELRGIGIDSLTILEIVVRVEKECGITIGDSEIFEAALARVEDLVKLVQSHVENS encoded by the coding sequence ATGACGGGGCCCATCGCCCAGCGCAACAGTCGGAAAAGCGAAGAACTCCAGGGAAGAGAGATTGCCTTGACGTCTCCTGTGAAGGTTGACACCCGGGTGTGCGAGATCATCGCAGCCGCACTCGGACCGTCCGCGCCGGCCGAAATCAAACTTGATGACGAGTTGCGCGGGATCGGAATCGACTCGCTGACCATTCTTGAAATAGTCGTCCGGGTCGAGAAGGAATGTGGCATCACGATCGGTGACAGCGAGATATTCGAGGCCGCTTTGGCTCGGGTGGAAGATCTCGTGAAGCTGGTCCAGTCGCACGTGGAAAATTCCTAG
- a CDS encoding acyl-CoA carboxylase subunit beta: MTYREKCPAERVPDDARGRVAELASLHEQARSGPGERATEAQHAKGKLTARERIGLLLDEGSFTEVEPLRRHRARGFGMEARRPYTDGEITGWGLVHGRTVFVYAHDFRIFGGALGESHAAKIHKIMDMALAAGAPLVSLNDGAGARIQEGVVALAGYGGIFHRNTRASGVIPQISVMLGPCAGGAAYSPALTDFVFMVRDTSQMFITGPDVVRAVTGEKITRNGLGGADVHAEISGVSHFSYDDEETCLDDVRYLLSLLPANNQERPPAVPTTDPADRRCASLLDLVPADGKKPYDVCEVIEEIADDGEFLEVQERWATNVVCALARLGGEVVGVVANQPRSLAGVLDVHASQKAARFVQHCDAFNIPLLTLLDVPGFLPGVGQEHGGIIRHGAKLLYAYCNATVPRIQLILRKAYGGAYIVMDSRSVGADLSFAWPTNEIAVMGAEGAANVIFRKEIAEADDPEAMRARMVKEYRSELMHPYYAAERGLVDDVIDPAETRAVLIRSFAMLRTKRAELPPRKHGNPPQ; the protein is encoded by the coding sequence ATGACCTACCGCGAGAAGTGTCCCGCCGAGCGAGTACCGGACGACGCCCGGGGGCGGGTGGCCGAACTCGCCTCCCTGCACGAGCAGGCCCGCAGCGGGCCCGGCGAACGGGCGACCGAGGCGCAGCACGCCAAGGGCAAGCTGACCGCGCGCGAGCGGATCGGCCTGTTGCTGGACGAGGGGTCCTTCACCGAGGTCGAGCCGTTGCGCCGGCACCGCGCCCGCGGGTTCGGCATGGAGGCCCGCAGGCCGTACACCGATGGCGAGATCACGGGATGGGGGCTGGTGCACGGCCGGACGGTGTTCGTCTACGCGCACGACTTCCGGATCTTCGGCGGCGCACTGGGCGAGTCCCATGCCGCCAAGATCCACAAGATCATGGACATGGCGCTCGCGGCCGGCGCCCCGCTCGTCTCCCTCAACGACGGTGCCGGGGCCCGCATCCAGGAGGGTGTGGTGGCGCTGGCCGGCTACGGCGGCATCTTCCACCGCAACACCCGGGCCTCGGGCGTCATCCCCCAGATCTCCGTGATGCTCGGCCCGTGCGCGGGCGGTGCCGCCTACTCCCCCGCACTCACCGACTTCGTCTTCATGGTCCGTGACACCTCGCAGATGTTCATCACCGGCCCCGATGTCGTCCGGGCCGTGACCGGCGAGAAGATCACCCGGAACGGCCTGGGCGGCGCCGATGTCCACGCCGAGATCTCCGGTGTCTCCCACTTCTCCTACGACGACGAGGAGACCTGTCTCGACGACGTGCGCTATCTGCTGTCGCTGCTGCCCGCCAACAATCAGGAGCGCCCGCCCGCCGTCCCCACCACCGACCCGGCCGACCGCCGCTGCGCGAGCCTGCTGGACCTGGTCCCGGCGGACGGCAAGAAGCCGTACGACGTCTGCGAGGTCATCGAGGAGATCGCCGACGACGGCGAGTTCCTGGAGGTCCAGGAGCGCTGGGCGACGAACGTGGTGTGCGCGCTGGCCCGGCTCGGCGGGGAGGTCGTCGGCGTCGTCGCGAACCAGCCCCGGTCGCTCGCCGGTGTGCTGGACGTCCACGCCTCGCAGAAGGCGGCCCGCTTCGTGCAGCACTGCGACGCCTTCAACATCCCGCTGCTGACCCTGCTGGACGTGCCCGGCTTCCTGCCCGGCGTCGGCCAGGAGCACGGGGGCATCATCCGCCACGGCGCCAAGCTGCTGTACGCGTACTGCAACGCCACGGTTCCCCGTATCCAGCTGATCCTGCGCAAGGCCTACGGCGGCGCCTACATCGTCATGGACTCCCGCTCCGTGGGCGCGGATCTGTCCTTCGCCTGGCCGACGAACGAGATCGCGGTGATGGGCGCCGAGGGTGCCGCCAACGTCATCTTCCGCAAGGAGATCGCGGAGGCCGACGACCCGGAGGCGATGCGGGCCCGGATGGTCAAGGAGTACCGGTCCGAGCTGATGCACCCCTACTACGCCGCCGAGCGCGGTCTGGTGGACGATGTCATCGACCCGGCCGAGACCAGGGCCGTGCTCATCCGCTCCTTCGCGATGCTGCGCACCAAGCGGGCCGAACTGCCGCCGCGCAAGCACGGGAACCCGCCGCAATAG
- a CDS encoding AMP-binding protein: MSGQDDAYREFRAARDLLLHHADDQDAARKAFRWPRPRHFNWATDWFDRIAEGNDRVALRIVGQGERTFQELSRRSDQVAGWLLSRGIRRGDVVMLLMDNRIELWELMLALIKIRAVVAPAFITISPEELRTRIGRAGARHVIADHRIASGLAVDGLGTRIIVGGERGGWIDFASSAGHEGGFVPEGPTEADEPLFYYFTSGSTSRPKLVVHTHVSYAIGHLASMYWNGLKPGDVHLNVSAPAWAKYPWSSLFGPWNAEATVVSMDSADATPQRLLQVLSTGEITSFCAPPSIWRALIRTGLPDGLPGLRHAVSVGEPLMGDVVEQVRGLAGVTVRNGFGQSEVTAMAGVTASSPADPVSMGYPLPGYELVVVGPGTDEPAQEGELCLNLADEPVGMMRGYLDPEDNATSHTPGGLYRTGDLARWDSDGSLVYLGRRKDVFEGPDGALIAPLELEHVLVLHPAVAELSVVPVSEGTAQVPKAYVVLSAGWNASRATAEALFAHLHKGLPEPKRVRFLEFVDDLPRTESGKVQREAVRRLRRSRSVEFAAGPPAALA, translated from the coding sequence TTGTCCGGGCAAGACGACGCGTACCGGGAGTTCCGCGCCGCGCGGGACCTCCTTCTGCACCACGCCGACGACCAGGACGCCGCGCGCAAGGCGTTCCGGTGGCCGCGGCCTCGGCACTTCAACTGGGCGACCGACTGGTTCGACCGGATCGCCGAGGGCAACGACCGGGTGGCGCTGCGCATCGTCGGCCAGGGGGAGCGGACCTTCCAGGAGCTCTCCCGGCGCTCCGACCAGGTCGCCGGCTGGCTGCTGTCGCGAGGCATCCGCCGGGGCGACGTGGTGATGCTGCTGATGGACAACCGGATCGAGCTGTGGGAGCTGATGCTCGCCCTGATCAAGATCCGGGCCGTGGTCGCGCCCGCGTTCATCACCATCTCGCCAGAGGAACTGCGCACCAGGATCGGCCGGGCCGGAGCCCGGCATGTGATCGCCGACCACCGGATCGCGTCAGGGCTCGCCGTGGACGGCCTCGGGACCAGGATCATCGTGGGCGGGGAGCGCGGGGGCTGGATCGACTTCGCCTCCTCGGCCGGGCACGAGGGCGGCTTCGTGCCGGAGGGGCCCACCGAGGCCGACGAGCCGCTGTTCTACTACTTCACCTCCGGCTCCACCTCACGGCCGAAGCTGGTGGTGCACACGCACGTCAGCTACGCGATCGGGCATCTGGCGAGCATGTACTGGAACGGGCTGAAGCCGGGGGACGTGCACCTCAACGTCTCCGCCCCGGCCTGGGCGAAGTACCCATGGAGTTCGCTGTTCGGGCCCTGGAACGCCGAGGCCACCGTGGTGTCCATGGACAGTGCCGACGCGACCCCGCAGCGGCTGCTGCAGGTGCTGAGCACCGGGGAGATCACCAGCTTCTGCGCGCCGCCCAGCATCTGGCGGGCACTGATCCGGACCGGGTTGCCCGACGGCCTGCCCGGATTGCGGCACGCGGTCAGCGTCGGCGAACCGCTCATGGGCGACGTGGTCGAACAGGTCCGCGGGCTGGCCGGGGTGACCGTCCGCAACGGGTTCGGACAGTCCGAGGTCACCGCCATGGCCGGGGTCACCGCCTCCTCCCCGGCGGACCCGGTCTCCATGGGCTACCCGCTCCCGGGCTACGAACTGGTGGTGGTCGGGCCCGGCACCGACGAGCCGGCCCAGGAGGGCGAGCTGTGCCTGAACCTGGCCGACGAGCCCGTCGGCATGATGCGCGGCTACCTCGACCCGGAGGACAACGCCACCAGCCACACCCCCGGCGGCCTCTACCGCACCGGTGACCTCGCCCGGTGGGACAGCGACGGCTCCCTGGTCTACCTCGGGCGCCGCAAGGATGTGTTCGAGGGACCGGACGGGGCACTGATCGCCCCGCTCGAACTGGAACACGTGCTGGTGCTGCACCCCGCCGTCGCCGAACTGTCCGTGGTACCGGTGTCCGAGGGCACGGCGCAGGTACCCAAGGCGTACGTGGTGCTCAGCGCCGGCTGGAACGCCAGCCGCGCCACCGCCGAGGCGCTCTTCGCGCACCTGCACAAGGGGCTGCCCGAGCCCAAGCGCGTGCGGTTCCTGGAGTTCGTGGACGACCTGCCCCGCACCGAATCGGGCAAGGTCCAGCGCGAGGCCGTCCGGCGGCTGCGCAGGTCCCGCAGCGTCGAGTTCGCCGCAGGACCGCCGGCCGCCCTGGCGTAG
- a CDS encoding cysteine hydrolase family protein — MTEVLVVVDMQNGFITPETAPVVPTVVDLVERWEHTGRDVVFTRFLNPPGSPYERLMHWTGFRSAPENELIPGLADHAARSFAVVDKVRYSAFTEEMDQLVRRRGWTEFVICGIATEMCVLKTAVDAFERGFRPRIVTDASRTYAGDAAHEAGLALAARLVGAEQLTTVSALLGSAHSSATV; from the coding sequence ATGACCGAGGTCCTGGTGGTCGTCGACATGCAGAACGGCTTCATCACGCCGGAGACGGCACCCGTCGTGCCCACCGTGGTCGACCTGGTCGAGCGCTGGGAGCACACCGGGCGCGATGTCGTCTTCACCCGGTTCCTCAACCCTCCGGGTTCTCCCTACGAGCGGCTCATGCACTGGACCGGTTTCCGGTCGGCTCCGGAGAACGAGCTGATCCCCGGACTCGCGGACCACGCCGCCCGCTCGTTCGCCGTGGTGGACAAGGTCCGGTACTCCGCGTTCACCGAGGAGATGGACCAGCTGGTCCGGCGCCGCGGGTGGACGGAGTTCGTGATCTGCGGGATAGCGACCGAGATGTGTGTGCTGAAGACGGCCGTCGACGCCTTCGAGCGGGGCTTCCGGCCGCGGATCGTCACGGACGCGAGTCGGACGTACGCGGGCGACGCGGCCCACGAGGCGGGACTCGCGCTTGCCGCACGGCTGGTCGGAGCGGAGCAGCTGACGACCGTGAGTGCCCTGTTGGGCTCCGCCCACTCCTCCGCGACGGTCTGA
- a CDS encoding FAD/NAD(P)-binding protein: MQHLTDTVLDVAIVGTGPRGISVFERIAAHLRAGTEPPRIRIWLIDAVELGAGRIWRTDQETSFLMNTVVGEISMFSGIFDGEPSRPGAGLSFQQWLPTQPEPELAGLDHDDYAPRYAYGRYLRYVYDSVVRSMSGLGEVVEVVGKVTSLRDNGSGYELRLSTADDERTVAVDAVVITTGHAPAELSEHQSELARFAQERPGLRYLSGDSAADLDLQSIPPGTEVGVVGLGLSFYDILMSFTVGRGGKFKVNGDGAMCYVASGNEPSVVAGSRSGLPIRSRGRNQKGVTGRAAPKFLTSAAIGRLRERNAVQRGTPALDFDRDVLSLLQAEINYVYYTTQARTQHGPERAEAVGAELCALGPEPAKWREVVVRHGLEDVEPVDLDQLSRPLHSRRFDSGADVVAEVRRILLADITQAGRGNVDSPLKAALDAIRDSREVLRHAVDFGGLTPRSHRADFLGRFVTRTSTLFTGPPLERTAQFLALVDAGVLDVAGPDVLHGCDAEAGRFFLESPAVEGSRRHCDVLIDSRIPTAGLIRNTDPLMRQLVEDRMAVDFVHADSEEMFATGALHITPAERRVIAADGRPHRALYALGIPTERVCWFTQIGNGRPGVHTSFSRDADVIALSVLRRAESHTFQ; the protein is encoded by the coding sequence GTGCAACACCTGACCGACACGGTGCTGGACGTCGCAATCGTGGGCACCGGTCCGCGCGGGATCTCGGTCTTCGAGCGGATCGCGGCCCATCTGAGGGCCGGGACGGAGCCACCACGCATCAGAATCTGGCTGATCGACGCGGTGGAACTGGGAGCCGGCCGGATCTGGCGAACCGACCAGGAGACCAGCTTCCTGATGAACACCGTCGTCGGTGAGATCAGCATGTTCTCCGGGATCTTCGACGGCGAGCCGTCCCGGCCGGGCGCCGGCCTGTCCTTCCAGCAGTGGTTACCCACGCAGCCGGAACCGGAACTGGCCGGACTGGACCATGACGACTACGCACCCAGGTACGCCTACGGCCGGTACCTGCGGTATGTGTACGACTCGGTGGTGCGGTCCATGTCCGGGCTCGGCGAGGTCGTCGAAGTGGTCGGCAAGGTGACCTCGTTGCGGGACAACGGCAGCGGCTACGAACTCCGCCTCTCCACCGCGGACGACGAGCGCACCGTGGCCGTCGACGCGGTGGTGATCACCACCGGGCACGCCCCTGCGGAGCTGTCGGAGCACCAGTCCGAGCTGGCGCGGTTCGCACAGGAGAGGCCCGGACTCCGCTACCTCAGCGGGGATTCGGCCGCCGATCTGGACCTGCAGTCGATCCCGCCCGGCACCGAGGTCGGCGTCGTGGGGCTCGGCCTGTCCTTCTACGACATCCTGATGTCCTTCACCGTCGGCAGGGGCGGGAAGTTCAAGGTGAACGGTGACGGGGCCATGTGCTACGTCGCCAGCGGCAACGAACCCTCGGTGGTCGCGGGCTCGCGCAGCGGACTGCCGATCCGCTCGCGGGGCCGCAACCAGAAGGGGGTGACCGGCCGCGCCGCGCCGAAGTTCCTCACCTCCGCCGCCATCGGCCGGCTGCGCGAGCGCAACGCGGTGCAACGGGGCACCCCCGCCCTGGACTTCGACCGGGACGTGCTGTCCTTGCTGCAGGCCGAAATCAACTACGTCTACTACACCACCCAGGCACGGACCCAGCACGGTCCGGAACGTGCCGAGGCGGTCGGCGCCGAGCTGTGCGCACTCGGCCCGGAACCGGCGAAATGGCGCGAGGTGGTCGTGCGCCACGGACTGGAGGACGTGGAGCCGGTCGACCTGGACCAGCTCTCCAGACCCTTGCACTCCAGACGGTTCGACTCCGGTGCCGACGTGGTCGCCGAGGTGCGGCGCATCCTGCTCGCCGACATCACACAGGCCGGCCGGGGCAACGTGGACAGTCCGCTCAAGGCCGCGCTGGACGCCATCCGGGATTCCCGCGAAGTGCTGCGGCACGCCGTGGACTTCGGCGGCCTGACCCCGCGCTCCCACCGGGCCGACTTCCTCGGCCGGTTCGTCACGCGCACCTCGACCCTGTTCACCGGCCCGCCGCTGGAGCGCACCGCGCAGTTCCTGGCCCTCGTCGACGCCGGGGTGCTCGACGTGGCGGGGCCGGACGTGCTGCACGGATGCGACGCCGAAGCGGGCCGGTTCTTCCTGGAATCCCCCGCCGTCGAGGGCTCGCGCCGGCACTGCGACGTGCTCATCGACTCCCGGATCCCGACCGCGGGACTGATCCGCAACACCGATCCGCTGATGCGGCAGCTCGTCGAGGACCGGATGGCCGTCGACTTCGTGCACGCCGACAGCGAAGAGATGTTCGCCACCGGGGCACTGCACATCACCCCGGCCGAGCGCCGGGTGATCGCCGCCGACGGCCGGCCGCACCGGGCCCTCTACGCACTGGGCATCCCGACCGAGCGGGTGTGCTGGTTCACCCAGATCGGCAACGGCAGGCCGGGTGTGCACACCTCCTTCTCCAGGGACGCCGACGTGATAGCACTCAGCGTGCTGCGCCGGGCCGAGTCCCACACCTTCCAGTGA
- a CDS encoding TrpB-like pyridoxal phosphate-dependent enzyme produces the protein MVNSAEASLTAEEIVPTHWYNVLSDLTGVEDAAKLRQARPEGREGGGTVTPQIPLSMYRQSMGQERFVEIPQPVREEYLRWRPTPLHRARRLERLLDTPARIYYKYEGTNTTGSHKLNTALAQAYYYKQAGITSLTTGTGAGQWGSALAVACRIFGLECTVYMCRVSYEQKPYRRIMMEMNGAKVISSPNENSEAGRAALARDPNTDGSLSIANAEAFEHARQVERCNLSVGSGENHVLLHQTVIGQEAVRQFRAIGDFPDVVIGSVGAGSNFSGITLPFFHEKVREGLETRFVAVEPEACPKLTKGRYAWDYNDYTGITPMTKMYTLGHTFVSPGIHAGGLRYHGAAPLVSAMYHQKLIEAVAYPQRPVFEAGLTFANEEGIIPAPESAHAIRGAIEEALLAKKEGREKAILFNLSGHGLLDLSAYQQFLSGNMTDMGASDELIASSLGRLPAMDEPGAAAR, from the coding sequence ATGGTGAATTCGGCTGAAGCCTCGCTGACCGCTGAAGAAATCGTTCCCACTCACTGGTACAACGTGCTGTCCGACCTCACCGGAGTCGAGGACGCGGCGAAGCTGCGCCAGGCAAGGCCGGAGGGCCGCGAGGGCGGTGGTACGGTCACCCCGCAGATCCCGCTGTCGATGTACCGGCAGAGCATGGGCCAGGAACGGTTCGTCGAGATCCCGCAGCCGGTGCGTGAGGAGTACCTGCGCTGGCGGCCGACCCCGCTGCACCGGGCACGCCGGCTGGAGCGGCTGCTCGACACCCCGGCCCGCATCTACTACAAGTACGAGGGCACCAACACCACCGGCAGCCACAAGCTGAACACCGCGCTGGCCCAGGCGTACTACTACAAGCAGGCCGGCATCACCAGCCTGACCACCGGCACCGGCGCCGGCCAGTGGGGTTCGGCCCTCGCCGTCGCCTGCCGCATCTTCGGCCTCGAATGCACCGTCTACATGTGCCGGGTCAGCTACGAGCAGAAGCCCTACCGCCGGATCATGATGGAGATGAACGGGGCCAAGGTCATCTCCAGCCCCAACGAGAACTCCGAGGCCGGCCGCGCCGCTCTGGCCCGTGACCCGAACACCGACGGCAGCCTGTCCATCGCCAACGCCGAGGCATTCGAGCACGCGCGCCAAGTGGAGCGCTGCAACCTCTCGGTGGGCAGCGGGGAGAACCACGTCCTGCTGCACCAGACCGTGATCGGGCAGGAGGCGGTCCGGCAGTTCCGTGCGATCGGCGACTTCCCGGACGTGGTGATCGGCTCGGTCGGCGCGGGCAGCAACTTCTCCGGCATCACTCTGCCGTTCTTCCACGAGAAGGTGCGCGAGGGCCTGGAGACCCGGTTCGTCGCGGTGGAACCGGAGGCGTGCCCGAAGCTCACCAAGGGCCGCTACGCCTGGGACTACAACGACTACACCGGCATCACGCCGATGACCAAGATGTACACCCTGGGACACACCTTCGTCTCCCCGGGCATCCACGCCGGCGGCCTGCGCTACCACGGCGCCGCCCCCTTGGTCAGCGCGATGTATCACCAGAAGCTGATCGAGGCGGTGGCCTACCCGCAGCGCCCGGTGTTCGAGGCAGGTCTCACCTTCGCCAACGAGGAGGGCATCATCCCGGCCCCCGAGTCGGCGCACGCCATCCGGGGCGCGATCGAAGAGGCGCTGCTGGCCAAGAAGGAGGGCAGGGAGAAGGCCATCCTGTTCAACCTCAGCGGCCACGGACTGCTCGACCTGTCGGCCTACCAGCAGTTCCTCAGCGGAAACATGACCGACATGGGGGCGTCGGACGAGTTGATCGCCTCATCGCTCGGACGCCTGCCCGCCATGGACGAGCCGGGCGCCGCTGCGCGCTGA
- a CDS encoding aminotransferase class IV produces the protein MVSDVGPPPGGERAFLWRDGSLQPADGTLPTAGTRLSLADSWLLSDGRVRRVDLHRQRFLRGCAEVGSVSEETAAAFWQAALGTLPRSGDWFPRVELSAGEPGELRLRVRPAPSRGGPVSVWVSDTADPRTAPRLKGPDLDALGALRDRAVERGAQEALLTTESGVVLEAGYASVLWWDGERLCVPSPELPVLGGVTTAVIQERAARLGVPVSPRQVPVEELAGKEVWLVNALHGIRPVRSWVGTSIWPGPALRAPEWQEWLAGESGEVRR, from the coding sequence GTGGTGAGCGACGTGGGCCCGCCCCCGGGAGGGGAGCGGGCGTTCCTCTGGCGGGACGGTTCCCTGCAGCCGGCGGACGGGACGCTCCCCACGGCCGGGACACGGTTGTCCCTGGCCGACTCCTGGCTGCTCAGCGACGGCCGGGTGCGCCGCGTCGACCTGCACCGGCAGCGCTTCCTGCGGGGCTGCGCCGAGGTGGGGAGCGTGTCAGAGGAGACCGCCGCGGCGTTCTGGCAGGCGGCCCTCGGCACGCTCCCCCGGTCCGGCGACTGGTTCCCGCGCGTGGAGCTGTCCGCCGGGGAGCCGGGCGAGCTGCGTCTGCGGGTCCGGCCGGCACCGTCACGGGGCGGACCGGTGAGCGTATGGGTGTCCGACACCGCCGACCCCAGGACGGCTCCGCGCCTGAAAGGGCCCGACCTCGACGCGCTCGGCGCGCTGCGCGACCGAGCGGTGGAGCGGGGCGCGCAGGAGGCGCTGCTCACCACGGAGTCGGGCGTGGTGCTGGAGGCCGGCTACGCGAGCGTGCTGTGGTGGGACGGGGAGCGGCTCTGCGTTCCGTCCCCGGAGCTGCCGGTGCTGGGCGGAGTCACCACGGCGGTGATCCAGGAGCGGGCCGCGCGGCTCGGCGTTCCGGTCTCGCCGCGACAGGTACCGGTGGAAGAGCTGGCAGGAAAAGAGGTGTGGCTGGTGAACGCACTGCACGGCATCAGGCCGGTGCGGTCCTGGGTGGGGACATCGATATGGCCGGGGCCTGCCCTGCGCGCCCCCGAGTGGCAGGAATGGCTGGCCGGCGAGAGCGGCGAGGTGCGGCGATGA